From the genome of Lotus japonicus ecotype B-129 chromosome 6, LjGifu_v1.2, one region includes:
- the LOC130724686 gene encoding protein GAMETE CELL DEFECTIVE 1, mitochondrial: MQNIHRFLTATRTLATENHRHFLPSRLFSTGDWGDTPSSWSTGLTNDHFNGEKSRMALSDLQEMEDKVVELEAENKKSKAFVDGWKGRMAETCVLLKQVQEPGARGSYLKDSEKAEMYRLHKKDPEVYNVERLAKDYRIMRQRVHAILWLKELEEEEEKKLGRKLDDSVELLLDTFPEFFISHDREFHVASLPYKPDFKVMPEGWDGITKDLDEVHYEISKKEDDMLYREFVEKMNFNKMKMAGEVKVHKNSRRRPSAGWTFTVEKMGPKGKRGGGGGWKFASMPDGSTRPLNEMEKMYATRESPRRRRRILP, translated from the exons ATGCAAAACATCCACCGTTTCTTAACCGCCACAAGAACCCTCGCCACCGAAAACCACCGTCACTTCCTCCCGTCGCGGCTCTTCTCAACCGGAGATTGGGGCGACACGCCTTCGTCATGGTCCACCGGCCTGACCAACGACCACTTCAACGGCGAGAAATCGCGGATGGCACTCTCCGATCTGCAGGAGATGGAGGACAAGGTGGTCGAGCTGGAAGCGGAGAACAAGAAGAGCAAGGCGTTCGTCGACGGCTGGAAGGGGAGAATGGCGGAGACGTGCGTGTTGCTGAAGCAGGTTCAGGAGCCAGGTGCGAGAGGCTCGTATCTGAAGGATAGTGAGAAAGCGGAGATGTATCGGTTGCATAAGAAGGACCCTGAGGTTTACAATGTGGAGAGGCTCGCTAAGGATTATAGGATCATGAGGCAGAGGGTTCATGCCATTCTTTGGCTTAAGGagcttgaggaagaggaagagaagaagCTCGGTCGGAAGCTCGATGATTCCGTTGAGCTCTTGCTCGACACTTTCCCTGA ATTCTTTATTTCCCATGATAGGGAGTTCCATGTTGCATCTCTTCCTTATAAACCTGACTTTAAGGTGATGCCTGAGGGGTGGGATGGCATTACCAAAGATTTGGATGAAGTTCATTATGAAATCTCCAAGAAGGAGGATGATATGCTTTATCGAGAATTTGTTGAGAAGATGAACTTCAACAAAATGAAA ATGGCTGGAGAGGTGAAAGTCCACAAAAATAGTCGACGACGCCCCTCAGCTGGATGGACTTTTACAGTAGAGAAAATGGGACCCAAAGGGAAGCGTGGAGGTGGTGGGGGTTGGAAATTTGCTAGCATGCCAGATGGATCAACCCGACCACTCAATGAGATGGAGAAAATGTATGCCACACGAGAGAGTCCACGCAGGCGACGCAGAATCCTTCCTTGA
- the LOC130722715 gene encoding copper-transporting ATPase RAN1-like, whose protein sequence is MAPAGKDLQLTPLTAGRTTTADDSDSDDLEDVRLLDSYDRNDATMRRIQVRVSGMTCAACSTSVESALKSLDGVSTASVALLQNKADVVFNPAQLKDEDIKNAIEDAGFEADILPESSTSGKVPHRTLVGQFTIGGMTCAACVNSVEGILRNIPGVKRAEVALATSLGEVEYDPSVISKDDIVNAIEDSGFEAAFVQSNEQDKIILEVVGVYSLIDAQVLEGMLSSMKGVRQFRFDQRSGVLDVLFDPEVLSSRSLVDGIQGGSNGKFKLHVRSPYTRMAFKDVEETSTMFRLFLSSLFLSIPLFLMKVVCPHIPLIYSLLLWRCGPFLMDDWLKWALVSVIQFVIGKRFYIAAGRALRNGSTNMDVLIAVGTTASYVYSVCALLYGALTGFWSPTYFETSAMLITFVLLGKYLESLAKGKTSDAIKKLVELAPPTALLVVKDKGGKSIEEREIDSLLVQPGDTLKVLPGTKIPADGIVTWGSSYANESMVTGESAPVLKEVGASVIGGTINLHGVLHIQASKVGSDTVLSQIISLVETAQMSKAPIQKFADYVASIFVPTVVSLALLTLLGWYIAGSIGAYPEEWLPENGNHFVFALMFSISVVVIACPCALGLATPTAVMVATGVGANNGVLIKGGDALERAQMVKHVIFDKTGTLTQGKASVTTAKVFTGMQRGEFLTLVASAEASSEHPLARAILAYARHFHFFDDSSATTDTLNDVKSGWLFDVSDFSALPGRGVQCLIDGKRILVGNRKLMVENGIDISTEVENFVVELEQNAQTGILVAYDDILIGVLGVADPLKREACVVIEGLQKMGVIPVMVTGDNWRTARAVAKEVGIRDVKAEVMPAGKADIVRSFQKDGSLVAMVGDGINDSPALAAADVGMAIGAGTDVAIEAANFVLMRNNLEDVITAIDLSRKTFSRIRLNYVFAMAYNVVAIPVAAGVLYPSLGIKLPPWVSGACMALSSVSVVCSSLLLKRYRRPRLTAVLEILVE, encoded by the exons ATGGCTCCCGCCGGCAAAGACCTGCAGCTCACTCCCCTCACCGCCGGCCGGACCACCACCGCCGATGACTCCGATTCCGACGACCTAGAGGACGTGCGCCTCCTTGACTCCTACGACCGAAACGATGCCACGATGCGGCGAATTCAGGTCAGAGTCTCCGGCATGACATGCGCCGCTTGCTCCACTTCCGTTGAGTCGGCTCTGAAATCCCTCGACGGCGTTTCTACCGCCTCCGTCGCCTTGCTACAGAACAAAGCCGACGTCGTTTTCAACCCGGCTCAGCTCAAG GATGAAGACATTAAAAATGCTATTGAAGATGCAGGGTTTGAAGCAGATATATTACCTGAATCTAGTACCTCTGGAAAGGTTCCACATAGAACCCTGGTGGGACAGTTCACAATTGGAGGTATGACATGTGCAGCCTGTGTGAATTCCGTCGAAGGTATTTTGAGAAATATTCCAGGGGTCAAAAGAGCTGAGGTAGCCTTGGCTACTTCATTAGGAGAAGTTGAGTATGACCCCAGTGTAATTAGTAAAGATGATATAGTCAATGCAATCGAGGATTCTGGTTTCGAGGCGGCATTTGTACAGAGCAATGAGCAggataaaataattttagagGTTGTTGGTGTGTACAGTTTGATAGATGCACAGGTTTTAGAAGGCATGCTTAGTAGCATGAAAGGAGTAAGACAGTTCCGTTTTGACCAGAGATCAGGTGTACTAGATGTTCTGTTCGACCCTGAAGTTCTCAGTTCTAGATCCTTGGTTGATGGGATCCAGGGGGGAAGCAATGGAAAGTTTAAATTACATGTTAGAAGCCCGTATACAAGGATGGCTTTCAAAGATGTTGAAGAGACCTCCACTATGTTTCGACTCTTTCTCTCCAGTCTGTTTCTTAGT ATCCCTCTCTTCTTGATGAAGGTAGTTTGTCCTCATATACCATTAATATATTCCTTGTTACTTTGGAGATGTGGCCCTTTcctcatggatgattggttgaAATGGGCATTGGTGAGTGTCATCCAATTTGTGATTGGGAAGCGCTTTTACATTGCAGCTGGCAGGGCTCTTAGAAATGGTTCAACAAACATGGATGTCCTGATTGCTGTGGGCACTACTGCGTCTTATGTTTATTCTGTTTGTGCTCTTCTATATGGCGCTCTTACTGGATTTTGGTCCCCAACTTACTTTGAAACAAGTGCTATGCTTATAACATTTGTATTGTTGGGCAAGTATTTGGAATCCCTTGCTAAGGGAAAGACATCTGATGCCATCAAGAAATTAGTAGAACTTGCTCCTCCAACAGCTTTATTAGTTGTCAAAGATAAAG GTGGTAAATCTATTGAAGAAAGGGAAATTGATTCTTTGCTTGTTCAACCTGGTGACACATTGAAAGTTCTTCCTGGCACGAAGATTCCTGCAGATGGTATCGTTACGTGGGGCTCAAGTTATGCAAATGAGAGCATGGTAACGGGCGAATCTGCACCTGTTTTGAAGGAGGTGGGTGCTTCTGTTATTGGAGGTACAATAAATTTGCACGGCGTCCTTCACATTCAAGCTAGCAAAGTAGGATCCGATACAGTTTTGAGTCAGATAATTAGTTTGGTTGAGACGGCCCAGATGTCCAAAGCTCCCATTCAGAAGTTTGCTGATTAT GTGGCAAGTATATTTGTTCCTACAGTTGTTTCGTTAGCATTATTGACATTATTGGGTTG GTATATTGCTGGCTCTATTGGAGCTTACCCAGAAGAATGGCTTCCAGAAAATGGAAATCACTTTGTTTTTGCCCTAATGTTCTCAATATCTGTAGTGGTTATTGCATGTCCCTGTGCACTTGGCTTGGCAACCCCAACCGCTGTCATGGTGGCGACAGGGGTTGGGGCTAACAATGGAGTATTAATTAAAGGAGGAGATGCCTTGGAAAGGGCTCAGATGGTGAAGCATGTGATATTTGATAAAACTGGTACTCTAACTCAGGGAAAAGCCTCTGTTACTACTGCCAAGGTATTCACTGGAATGCAACGTGGGGAATTTCTCACATTGGTGGCTTCTGCTGAG GCTAGCAGTGAACACCCACTGGCAAGAGCGATATTAGCATATGCACGCCATTTTCATTTCTTTGATGACTCTTCAGCTACAACTGATACCCTGAATGATGTGAAGTCTGGGTGGCTTTTTGATGTCTCAGACTTCTCTGCTCTCCCAGGAAGAGGTGTCCAATGCCTTATAGATGGGAAGCGTATCTTG GTTGGTAATAGGAAGCTGATGGTGGAAAATGGTATAGATATTTCAACGGAAGTGGAAAATTTTGTGGTTGAGCTGGAACAAAATGCACAAACAGGGATACTGGTAGCCTATGATGATATATTAATTGGAGTTTTAGGGGTTGCGGACCCACTGAAGAGAGAAGCTTGTGTAGTTATAGAGGGCCTCCAGAAAATGGGTGTCATACCTGTTATGGTTACAGGAGATAACTGGAGAACAGCTCGTGCTGTCGCAAAGGAG GTTGGCATCCGAGATGTTAAGGCAGAGGTTATGCCTGCGGGAAAGGCTGACATTGTACGCTCATTCCAAAAAGATGGAAGCTTGGTTGCAATGGTGGGTGATGGTATCAATGATTCTCCTGCATTAGCTGCTGCTGATGTTGGCATGGCAATCGGGGCTGGAACTGACGTTGCAATAGAAGCTGCTAACTTTGTGTTGATGAGGAATAACTTGGAAGATGTGATCACAGCTATTGATCTTTCCCGGAAAACCTTTTCTCGCATCCGGTTGAATTATGTATTTGCAATGGCTTACAACGTTGTGGCTATACCAGTTGCCGCTGGGGTTTTATATCCttctttggggatcaagctgcCACCCTGGGTTTCTGGTGCATGCATGGCTCTCTCTTCTGTAAGTGTAGTATGCTCTTCTTTGCTTCTTAAAAGATATAGAAGACCTAGACTTACTGCAGTACTTGAAATACTTGTAGAGTAA
- the LOC130723384 gene encoding uncharacterized protein LOC130723384, whose translation MSLYLILTFPPTYFQTHMSDTTMTAATTDQWMQMQMQMQFYQQQPHMNGSVHALPPPNSTPTIPSENTILSPTNSLSPKGSLSKPIRRRSRSSKKTPTTLLNANTTNFRALVQQFTGCPSTTTMPSPSLYKGPITLNFQQGSRHQIQHNTETRIMQPSSTRNNNQIYHQLQEQQSGYSRPSTTTRMDDVSGGLLVDHDFSLHDLTVNSFSNDDF comes from the coding sequence ATGTCACTATACCTGATCCTCACATTTCCCCCTACCTACTTCCAAACCCACATGAGTGATACCACCATGACTGCTGCTACTACAGACCAGTGGATGCAGATGCAGATGCAGATGCAATTCTATCAGCAGCAACCTCACATGAATGGCTCTGTTCATGCTCTACCTCCACCAAACTCCACTCCCACCATCCCATCAGAAAACACCATCTTGAGCCCAACCAATTCACTGTCTCCAAAGGGGAGTTTATCCAAACCAATAAGAAGGAGGTCTAGATCTTCTAAGAAAACCCCAACCACACTCCTCAATGCCAACACCACCAATTTTAGGGCACTAGTGCAGCAATTTACAGGGTGCCCTAGCACCACAACCATGCCATCACCATCACTCTATAAAGGGCCTATTACCTTAAACTTCCAACAAGGCAGCAGACACCAGATTCAACACAACACAGAAACTAGGATAATGCAACCTTCAAGCACAAGAAACAACAACCAGATTTATCATCAACTGCAAGAGCAGCAGAGTGGTTACTCAAGGCCTAGCACTACTACTAGGATGGATGATGTCTCTGGTGGCTTGCTAGTGGATCATGATTTTAGTTTGCATGATCTAACTGTGAATTCGTTCTCCAATGATGATTTTTAA